Proteins co-encoded in one Aspergillus fumigatus Af293 chromosome 6, whole genome shotgun sequence genomic window:
- a CDS encoding putative integral membrane protein (Pth11) has product MGWVYNLETPDPHSQVPRVIAICLVFPIVAFLAVLLRLYVRIHTKRAAGVDDYAALFSSILAIAYGAISIAQSRWGLGLDAKYFPKENVVPFSRVQYAGGPVYTLALLGFKVSLLASYLRIGGFVKAYRTVIIAVIVACVCNQLAFTFVLCFACRPIARQWDMSIQGSCIDTVASYYGTSLAFDCIIIALPLPVLITLRLQRRQKAALLAVFALGFFVTIIQIIRIFTIKNLKTYTDSQPIVLWSVIEISLGVIISCIPTYGPLFHSLSLISSTRRRHADGYRSQSYRLNSQSNHPTGYIHGSGSRPFDSSIPATTTIMSTAVEREQERERDKVSSDGDSEERILAPCAQTNPKGHSQSRAQRSGSETTLEELKGMRETGIHTVTEVTVESHSVKECGWN; this is encoded by the exons ATGGGTTGGGTGTACAATCTCGAAACCCCCGACCCTCACAGCCAAGTCCCCCGTGTCATTGCCATCTGCCTGGTCTTCCCCATTGTCGCCTTCCTGGCGGTTCTTTTGCGGCTATATGTGCGCATCCACACCAAACGCGCCGCCGGGGTCGATGATTATGCCGCGCTGTTCAGTTCGATTCTGGCCATCGCCTATGGCGCGATAAGCATTGCGC AATCGCGATGGGGTCTGGGACTTGATGCCAAATACTTCCCCAAAGAGAATGTCGTGCCGTTCAGCAGG GTCCAATATGCCGGCGGTCCCGTCTACACACTGGCCCTGCTAGGCTTCAAAGTCTCGCTTTTGGCCTCGTACCTCCGTATCGGCGGGTTCGTCAAGGCCTACCGCaccgtcatcatcgccgtcatcgtcgcctgTGTCTGTAACCAGCTGGCTTTTACGTTCGTGCTGTGTTTTGCCTGTCGCCCGATCGCCAGGCAGTGGGATATGTCGATTCAAGGCAGCTGCATCGATACCGTTGCATCTTACTACG GAACAAGTCTCGCCTTcgactgcatcatcatcgccctcCCCCTCCCCGTCCTGATCACCCTCCGCCTCCAGCGCCGCCAAAAAGCCGCCCTCCTGGCCGTCTTCGCtctcggcttcttcgtcACCATCATCCAGATCATCCGCATCTTTACCATCAAGAACCTCAAAACGTACACAGATAGCCAGCCTATCGTTCTTTGGTCTGTCATTGAAATTAGCCTCGGC GTAATAATCTCCTGCATCCCAACCTACGGCCCCTTGTTCCATTCGCTCAGTCTAATCTCCTccacccgccgccgccacgCAGACGGCTACCGATCGCAATCCTACCGCCTGAACTCCCAGTCAAATCATCCCACCGGGTATATCCATGGCTCCGGCTCTCGTCCATTCGACAGCAGCATCCCGGCCACGACGACGATCATGTCGACAGCCGTGGAGCGGGAGCAGGAGCGGGAACGGGACAAGGTCTCCTCGGACGGGGACTCGGAGGAGAGGATCCTTGCGCCATGTGCGCAGACGAATCCGAAGGGACATTCGCAGTCGCGGGCCCAACGGAGCGGGAGTGAAACgacgctggaggagttgaaggGGATGAGGGAGACGGGGATCCATACGGTAACAGAGGTGACGGTTGAGAGTCATAGTGTGAAGGAATGCGGGTGGAACTAG
- the mreA gene encoding FAD-dependent oxidoreductase: MFPSTNRSWSILAGLLALASTASASNASQTACRCFPGEACWPSPQVWSAFNQSIDGRLVATVPLGTPCHAPNYDAATCEALKAQWQLPEIHYESSSSIMAPFFTNGTCDPFHPVSKPCTLGNYVVYAVNVSRPEHIRTAMQFATKHNIRVVVRNTGHDYNGKSTGAGALAIWTHHLKDIEIKDWSDQHYQGKAIKVGAGVQGIEAYRAADTNGLEVVGGECPTVGLAGGYTQGGGHSALASRHGLAADQVLEWEVIDGQGNFLVANRDNEHADLYWALSGGGGGTYGVVWSMTSKAHAGTPVSGLNLTFTNAGISQDTFYEAVALYHSTLPAIVDAGAMSVWYFTNTSFSISPLTGPNIPVAKLRELVRPFTDGLTRLGITYTTYAAQFDSYLAEFEAMQSPIEVGIAQYGGWLIPRSVVQTNNAELTAAYRAITSDGATFIGVGLNVSTAVTGDVSNAVLPAWRDTLIDTVITTPWNWTAPTADMIALQHKMTDEYIPRLEALAPQSGAYLNEADFRQPNFQTAFYGANYQKLRAIKAKYDPNSLFYGTTAVGSDEWTVTSDGHLCKATP, encoded by the exons ATGTTCCCCTCTACGAACCGCAGCTGGTCGATTCTGGCCGGCCTTCTGGCTTTGGCTTCGACGGCATCTGCCTCCAACGCCTCCCAAACAGCCTGTCGATGCTTCCCTGGAGAAGCATGCTGGCCCTCCCCGCAAGTCTGGTCCGCTTTCAACCAGAGCATTGACGGTCGACTGGTTGCGACAGTCCCACTAGGCACTCCCTGCCATGCGCCCAACTACGATGCTGCCACATGCGAGGCGCTCAAGGCACAATGGCAGCTTCCTGAGATACA CTATGaatcgtcctcgtcgatcatGGCCCCCTTCTTCACCAACGGCACCTGCGACCCGTTCCACCCGGTCTCGAAGCCCTGCACGCTGGGCAACTACGTGGTCTACGCGGTCAACGTGAGCAGACCCGAGCACATACGCACGGCCATGCAGTTCGCCACGAAACACAACATCCGCGTGGTTGTCCGCAACACCGGTCACGACTACAACGGCAAGTCCACGGGGGCCGGCGCCCTGGCGATCTGGACGCACCACCTCAAGGACATCGAGATCAAGGACTGGTCCGACCAGCACTACCAGGGCAAGGCGATCAAGGTGGGCGCCGGCGTGCAAGGCATCGAGGCGTACCGGGCCGCCGACACGAACGGCCTCGAGGTCGTCGGCGGCGAGTGTCCGACCGTCGGACTGGCCGGCGGCTATACCCAAGGCGGCGGGCACTCGGCGCTGGCGTCCAGGCACGGACTGGCGGCCGACCAGGTCCTCGAGTGGGAGGTGATTGACGGACAGGGCAATTTCCTCGTGGCCAACCGCGACAACGAGCACGCGGATCTGTACTGGGCGCtgagcggcggcggcggcggcaccTACGGGGTGGTCTGGTCGATGACGTCCAAGGCGCACGCGGGGACGCCGGTGTCGGGCTTGAACCTGACGTTTACCAATGCCGGCATCTCGCAGGATACGTTCTACGAGGCGGTTGCGCTGTACCATTCGACGCTGCCGGCCATCGTCGACGCCGGCGCCATGAGTGTCTGGTATTTCACCaacaccagcttctccatctcgcCGCTGACGGGGCCGAATATCCCGGTCGCCAAGCTGCGGGAGCTGGTCCGGCCGTTCACCGACGGACTGACCCGGCTGGGGATCACGTATACCACCTACGCGGCGCAGTTCGACAGCTACTTGGCGGAGTTCGAGGCCATGCAGAGCCCGATCGAGGTCGGCATCGCGCAGTACGGCGGCTGGCTGATTCCCCGGTCGGTCGTGCAGACCAACAACGCCGAGCTCACCGCCGCGTACCGCGCCATCACGTCCGATGGCGCCACCTTCATCGGCGTGGGACTCAACGTCTCGACCGCGGTCACCGGCGACGTCTCCAACGCGGTGCTGCCCGCCTGGCGCGACACGCTGATCGACACCGTCATCACGACGCCCTGGAACTGGACCGCTCCGACGGCCGACATGATCGCGCTGCAGCACAAGATGACGGACGAGTACATTCCCCGGCTGGAGGCGTTGGCGCCGCAGTCCGGGGCGTATCTCAACGAGGCGGATTTCCGGCAGCCGAACTTCCAGACGGCGTTTTATGGTGCGAACTATCAGAAACTGCGggccatcaaggccaagtATGATCCGAATAGCCTGTTTTATGGGACGACCGCTGTGGGATCGGACGAGTGGACCGTCACGTCGGATGGACACTTGTGCAAGGCCACGCCATAG
- a CDS encoding putative very-long-chain acyl-CoA synthetase family protein (CefD1), translated as MSLGVAAAAVAGGATLAAYLNAKFHITKDISTLYVAWKSNRSFEQAAAKGLGNVWFVFLETAAKYPDMVCMWTREGIYTYRDVQNLACQYAHYFLAQGVKQGDLVAFYLQNRAEFMIAWLALCSIGCAPAAINYNLTGDALVHCLKISGAKLVLVDDDEACRARIDDSRAAIEGPLGMELIYLDHSFASQVSSFPTTKPPKEFAQSMSGADPAILLYTSGTTGMPKGCAFTMARLYSTLALRRGSMEDTDGPGGDIWYSCMPLYHGTAAVAMMVCLTTGVSIALGKKFSVRNFWRDIRDSHATVFVYVGEVARYLLAAPPSPDDRNHSVRCMYGNGLRPDIWEKFQQRFGISAVAEFFNSTEGLFGLFNLNKGPFTAGSVGHHGLLMRAIMHNTFVPVAIDPTTGDVLRDPKTGFAMRAPYDQGGEILVNVPNEQAFQGYWRNESATSKKFLRDVFTKGDLWYRSGDALRRQSDGRWYFLDRLGDTFRWKSENVATAEVAEILGRYPGIQEANVYGVLVPHHEGRAGCAALHLSPEAREAFDFRGLAAFARARLPRYAVPVFLRIVETSAHIHNHKQNKVPLREEGIDPAKIGSKVPEGRDDKFYWLPPGADGYVEFGKREWETMLAGSARL; from the exons ATGAGTCTAG GCGTCGCGGCAGCCGCAGTAGCAGGAGGTGCTACGCTGGCGGCGTATCTGAACGCCAAGTTCCACATCACCAAAGACATCTCGACTCTGTATGTCGCATGGAAAAGTAATCGTTCCTTTGAACAAGCCG CCGCCAAGGGTCTTGGAAATGTCTGGTTTGTGTTCCTGGAAACAGCAGCGAAGTACCCGGATATGGTGTGCATGTGGACACGGGAGGGAATCTATACCTACCGGGACGTCCAGAACCTTGCCTGCCAGTATGCGCACTACTTCCTGGCCCAAGGGGTCAAGCAAGGGGACCTGGTGGCCTTTTACTTGCAGAACCGGGCCGAGTTCATGATTGCGTGGCTTGCTCTTTGCAGTATTGGATGTGCCCCTGCTGCGATCAACTATAATCTTACCGGTGATGCATTGGTGCATTGTCTCAAGATCAGCGGAGCCAAGCTTGTTCtggtggatgacgatgaagcATGTCGCGCGCGCATCGACGACAGCAGAGCAGCTATCGAAGGCCCACTCGGCATGGAACTTATCTACCTGGACCACTCGTTCGCCTCGCAAGTCTCCAGCTTCCCCACGACGAAGCCACCCAAGGAGTTCGCACAGAGCATGTCGGGCGCGGATCCGGCCATCCTCCTGTACACCTCCGGCACCACCGGCATGCCCAAGGGCTGCGCATTCACCATGGCACGATTGTACAGCACGCTGGCTCTGCGTCGCGGATCAATGGAGGACACCGACGGTCCCGGCGGGGACATCTGGTACAGCTGCATGCCGCTGTACCACGGCACAGCCGCCGTCGCCATGATGGTCTGCCTCACCACCGGCGTCAGCATTGCCCTAGGCAAGAAGTTCAGCGTGCGCAACTTCTGGCGCGATATCCGAGACTCCCACGCCACGGTCTTTGTGTACGTCGGCGAAGTGGCCCGGTACCTGCTGGCCGCACCGCCGTCGCCGGACGACCGCAACCACAGCGTTCGCTGCATGTATGGCAACGGACTGCGACCGGACATCTGGGAGAAGTTCCAGCAAAGGTTCGGGATCAGTGCCGTGGCCGAGTTCTTCAACAGCACCGAGGGGCTTTTCGGGCTGTTCAATCTCAACAAGGGCCCGTTTACGGCGGGGAGTGTCGGTCACCACGGCCTGCTCATGCGCGCCATAATGCACAACACGTTCGTGCCTGTGGCGATCGATCCCACGACCGGCGATGTCCTGCGGGACCCCAAGACGGGGTTTGCGATGCGGGCCCCATACGACCAAGGCGGCGAGATCCTCGTCAATGTGCCCAACGAGCAAGCATTCCAAGGCTACTGGCGCAATGAAAGCGCCACGTCCAAGAAATTCCTGCGCGATGTCTTCACGAAGGGGGATCTGTGGTACCGCTCTGGCGATGCGCTACGCCGCCAGAGCGACGGCCGCTGGTACTTTCTCGATCGGCTCGGCGATACCTTTCGATGGAAATCCGAGAATGT TGCAACTGCCGAGGTGGCCGAAATCCTCGGCCGATACCCCGGCATCCAAGAAGCCAACGTCTACGGCGTCCTGGTCCCCCACCACGAAGGCCGCGCTGGCTGCGCAGCGCTCCATCTCAGCCCGGAGGCGCGAGAGGCATTCGACTTTCGCGGTCTGGCTGCGTTTGCGCGCGCACGACTGCCCCGGTACGCTGTCCCGGTGTTTCTGCGGATCGTGGAGACGTCGGCGCATATCCACAACCACAAGCAGAACAAGGTGCCCTTGCGCGAGGAGGGGATCGACCCGGCTAAAATTGGGAGCAAGGTGCCTGAGGGGCGGGATGATAAGTTCTACTGGCTTCCGCCAGGGGCAGATGGATATGTTGAGTTTGGGAAGAGGGAGTGGGAGACGATGCTGGCGGGAAGTGCTCGTTTGTAG